In Drosophila nasuta strain 15112-1781.00 chromosome 2R, ASM2355853v1, whole genome shotgun sequence, a single genomic region encodes these proteins:
- the LOC132786607 gene encoding vasotab-TY2-like: MKIYFALIGLLLCSTLTLAQRRNCPSVCTLEYNPVCGEANVRGQQVRCQFSNPCAMTSSGCRNGINWRSTSCGITSPQCSSLV; this comes from the exons ATGAAAATCTACTTTGCATTGATCGGTCTGCTGCTTTGCAGCACTTTGACACTTGCTCAAAGGAGGAATTGTCCTTCCGTCTGCACTTTGGAATATAATCCTGTCTGCGGAGAGGCCAATGTTCGAGGACAACAAGTTCGCTGCCAGTTCTCCAATCCATGTGCTATGACTAGCAGTGGTTGTCGCAACGGCATCA ACTGGCGATCAACTAGCTGTGGAATTACTTCACCCCAATGCTCGAGCCTTGTTTAA
- the LOC132786609 gene encoding vasotab-TY2-like, whose amino-acid sequence MKLCLAVISLLLCCGLIVAERECPLICPANYAPVCGEANIRGKKILCKFANSCAMDSSACRDNIDWRSSSCHKLSRQCSSLM is encoded by the exons ATGAAACTCTGCTTGGCTGTGATCAGTTTGCTGCTTTGTTGTGGCCTCATAGTGGCTGAACGGGAATGTCCTTTAATATGTCCAGCCAATTACGCTCCTGTGTGTGGCGAAGCCAACATTCGAGGCAAAAAAATACTCTGCAAATTTGCTAATTCTTGTGCCATGGATAGCAGTGCCTGTCGCGACAACATTG ATTGGCGTTCTTCAAGCTGCCACAAGCTTTCACGGCAATGTTCGAGTCTCATGTGA